In Drosophila yakuba strain Tai18E2 chromosome 2R, Prin_Dyak_Tai18E2_2.1, whole genome shotgun sequence, a single genomic region encodes these proteins:
- the LOC6530978 gene encoding protein 4.1 homolog isoform X8 → MPAEIKPSAPAEPETPTKSKPKSSSSSHGKPALARVTLLDGSLLDVSIDRKAIGRDVINSICAGLNLIEKDYFGLTYETPTDPRTWLDLEKPVSKFFRTDTWPLTFAVKFYPPEPSQLKEDITRYHLCLQVRNDILEGRLPCTFVTHALLGSYLVQSEMGDYDAEEMPTRAYLKDFKIAPTQTPELEDKVMDLHKTHKGQSPAEAELHYLENAKKLAMYGVDLHPAKDSEGVDIMLGVCASGLLVYRDKLRINRFAWPKILKISYKRHHFYIKIRPGEFEQYESTIGFKLANHRAAKKLWKSCVEHHTFFRLMTPEPVNKSKMFPVFGSTYRYKGRTQAESTNTPVDRTPPKFSRTLSGARLTSRSMDALALAEKEKVARKSSTLDHRGDRSGDAHSRSPIKNKKEKLMRQSSTGTASASSQSSLEGDYETSLEIEAIEAEPPVQDAEKEAKLREKKQKEKEEKERKEREKRELEEKKKAEKAAKAALAAGAAAGSAVNGNGNDELNDSNKSDKSSGRRVDPNDPRFAGARTTVTHTMTLTGEIDPVTGRIKSEYGDIDPNTGDIDPATAVTDPVTGKLILNYAQIDPSHFGKQAQVQTTTETVPITRQQFFDGVKHISKGALRRDSEGSSEDDMTGQYGTDQVNDILISSPAGQAGGKLGKPVSTPTVVKTTTKQVLTKNIDGVTHNVEEEVRNLGTGEVTYSTQEHKADATPTDLSGAYVTATAVTTRTATTHEDLGKNAKTEQLEEKTVATTRTHDPNKQQQRVVTQEVKTTATVTSGDQKSPLYTTSATTGPHVESTRVVLGEDTPGFSGHGEIISTQTVSSKTRTVETITYKTERDGIVETRVEQKITIQSDGDPIDHDKALAEAIQEATAMNPDMTVEKIEIQQQTQ, encoded by the exons ATGCCGGCGGAAATTAAACCATCCGCGCCCGCTGAGCCGGAAACGCCGACCAAGAGCAAACCCAagtccagctcctcctcgcACGGAAAGCCTGCCCTTGCACGAGTCACCCTGCTGGATGGCTCCCTGCTGGACGTGTCCATTGAT CGCAAAGCTATTGGCCGTGATGTGATCAACTCCATTTGCGCCGGTCTGAACCTCATCGAGAAGGACTACTTCGGCCTGACCTATGAAACGCCCACAGATCCGCGCACCTGGCTGGATCTGGAGAAGCCGGTGTCCAAGTTCTTCCGCACGGACACTTGGCCACTCACCTTCGCCGTCAAGTTCTATCCGCCGGAGCCGTCGCAGCTGAAGGAGGACATCACGCGCTACCATTTGTGCCTGCAGGTGCGCAATGACATCCTGGAGGGCCGACTGCCCTGCACGTTCGTCACCCACGCTCTGCTCGGATCCTACCTGGTGCAGTCGGAAATGGGCGACTACGATGCAGAGGAAATGCCCACCAGGGCCTACCTCAAGGACTTCAAGATCGCCCCAACTCAGACGCCCGAGTTGGAGGATAAGGTCATGGATCTGCACAAGACCCACAA GGGTCAATCGCCCGCCGAGGCTGAGCTACACTACCTGGAGAATGCCAAGAAGCTGGCCATGTACGGCGTGGACCTGCATCCCGCCAAGGATTCCGAGGGCGTGGACATCATGCTGGGCGTTTGTGCCTCCGGCTTGCTCGTCTACCGCGATAA ATTGCGCATCAACCGCTTTGCCTGGCCCAAGATCCTGAAGATCTCCTACAAGCGCCACCATTTCTACATCAAGATTCGACCGGGCGAATTCGAGCAGTACGAGTCCACCATTGGCTTCAAGCTGGCCAACCATCGTGCCGCCAAGAAGCTGTGGAAATCCTGCGTGGAGCACCACACCTTCTTCCGCCTGATGACCCCCGAGCCGGTCAACAAGTCCAAGATGTTCCCGGTCTTCGGCTCCACCTACCGCTACAAGGGTCGCACCCAGGCCGAGAGCACGAACACACCCGTGGATCGTACTCCTCCGAAGTTCAGTAGGACTCTGTCCGGAGCTCGTCTAACTTCCAGGAGCATGGATG CTCTGGCCTTGGCCGAAAAGGAAAAGGTGGCTCGCAAGAGCAGCACCCTGGATCATCGGGGAGATCGTAGTGGCGATGCCCACAGCCGCAGTCCCATCAAGAACAAGAAGGAGAAG TTGATGCGACAGTCGAGCACCGGCACGGCTTCGGCCTCCTCGCAAAGTTCCCTCGAGGGTGACTACGAGACGAGCCTAGAGATTGAGGCCATCGAGGCTGAGCCCCCCGTTCAG GATGCTGAAAAGGAGGCTAAGTTGCGCGAGAAGAAGcaaaaggagaaggaggagaaggagcgAAAGGAGAGGGAGAAGCgggagctggaggagaagaagaaggCCGAAAAGGCTGCCAAGGCAGCACTTGCCGCTGGTGCCGCTGCAGGATCCGCTGTTAATG GCAACGGCAACGACGAGCTGAATGATTCCAACAAGTCTGACAAGTCCTCGGGCAGACGT GTGGACCCCAATGACCCGCGTTTCGCTGGCGCACGCACCACCGTGACCCACACGATGACCCTGACAGGAGAGATTGACCCCGTGACCGGCAGGATTAAGAGCGAGTACGGCGACATTGACCCGAACACGGGAGACATTGATCCCGCCACGGCTGTCACGGATCCCGTGACCGGTAAACTGATCCTCAACTACGCCCAGATCGATCCCTCCCACTTTGGCAAACAGGCGCAGGTGCAAACCACCACGGAAACGGTGCCCATCACCCGCCAGCAGTTCTTCGACGGAGTCAAGCACATCAGCAAGGGCGCTCTGCGGCGGGACTCCGAGGGCAGCTCCGAGGACGACATGACCGGACAGTATGGCACCGACCAGGTCAATGACATCTTGATCAGCAGTCCGGCGGGACAGGCGGGCGGCAAGCTTGGCAAGCCAGTGAGCACGCCCACGGTGGTGAAGACCACCACCAAACAGGTGCTGACCAAGAACATCGATGGCGTGACCCACAatgtggaggaggaggtgcgCAACCTGGGCACCGGCGAGGTCACCTACTCCACGCAGGAACACAAG GCTGATGCTACACCCACCGACCTGAGTGGCGCCTATGTCACGGCCACCGCAGTCACCACCCGCACCGCCACCACGCACGAGGATCTGGGCAAGAATGCCAAGAcggagcagctggaggagaagaCGGTGGCCACCACCCGCACCCACGATCccaacaagcagcagcaacgcgTCGTCACCCAGGAGGTGAAGACGACGGCGACGGTCACCAGTGGGGATCAG AAATCTCCGCTGTATACGACCTCCGCCACCACTGGACCCCATGTGGAAAGCACCCGAGTGGTTCTCGGTGAGGACACACCCGGTTTCTCCGGACATGGCGAAATCATCTCCACCCAAACCGTGAGCAGCAAAACCCGCACTGTGGAAACCATTACC TACAAAACCGAACGCGATGGCATTGTGGAGACCCGAGTGGAACAGAAGATAACCATTCAGTCCGATGGAGATCCGATCGATCATGACAAAGCCTTGGCCGAGGCAATACAA GAAGCGACGGCCATGAATCCGGACATGACAGTCGAGAAGATTGAAATTCAACAGCAAACGCAGTag
- the LOC6530978 gene encoding protein 4.1 homolog isoform X7, whose product MPAEIKPSAPAEPETPTKSKPKSSSSSHGKPALARVTLLDGSLLDVSIDRKAIGRDVINSICAGLNLIEKDYFGLTYETPTDPRTWLDLEKPVSKFFRTDTWPLTFAVKFYPPEPSQLKEDITRYHLCLQVRNDILEGRLPCTFVTHALLGSYLVQSEMGDYDAEEMPTRAYLKDFKIAPTQTPELEDKVMDLHKTHKGQSPAEAELHYLENAKKLAMYGVDLHPAKDSEGVDIMLGVCASGLLVYRDKLRINRFAWPKILKISYKRHHFYIKIRPGEFEQYESTIGFKLANHRAAKKLWKSCVEHHTFFRLMTPEPVNKSKMFPVFGSTYRYKGRTQAESTNTPVDRTPPKFSRTLSGARLTSRSMDALALAEKEKVARKSSTLDHRGDRSGDAHSRSPIKNKKEKLMRQSSTGTASASSQSSLEGDYETSLEIEAIEAEPPVQDAEKEAKLREKKQKEKEEKERKEREKRELEEKKKAEKAAKAALAAGAAAGSAVNGNGNDELNDSNKSDKSSGRRVDPNDPRFAGARTTVTHTMTLTGEIDPVTGRIKSEYGDIDPNTGDIDPATAVTDPVTGKLILNYAQIDPSHFGKQAQVQTTTETVPITRQQFFDGVKHISKGALRRDSEGSSEDDMTGQYGTDQVNDILISSPAGQAGGKLGKPVSTPTVVKTTTKQVLTKNIDGVTHNVEEEVRNLGTGEVTYSTQEHKADATPTDLSGAYVTATAVTTRTATTHEDLGKNAKTEQLEEKTVATTRTHDPNKQQQRVVTQEVKTTATVTSGDQYQRRDSVSSTSSGDSGTPIDGPYDASASVVRTDNQKSPLYTTSATTGPHVESTRVVLGEDTPGFSGHGEIISTQTVSSKTRTVETITYKTERDGIVETRVEQKITIQSDGDPIDHDKALAEAIQEATAMNPDMTVEKIEIQQQTQ is encoded by the exons ATGCCGGCGGAAATTAAACCATCCGCGCCCGCTGAGCCGGAAACGCCGACCAAGAGCAAACCCAagtccagctcctcctcgcACGGAAAGCCTGCCCTTGCACGAGTCACCCTGCTGGATGGCTCCCTGCTGGACGTGTCCATTGAT CGCAAAGCTATTGGCCGTGATGTGATCAACTCCATTTGCGCCGGTCTGAACCTCATCGAGAAGGACTACTTCGGCCTGACCTATGAAACGCCCACAGATCCGCGCACCTGGCTGGATCTGGAGAAGCCGGTGTCCAAGTTCTTCCGCACGGACACTTGGCCACTCACCTTCGCCGTCAAGTTCTATCCGCCGGAGCCGTCGCAGCTGAAGGAGGACATCACGCGCTACCATTTGTGCCTGCAGGTGCGCAATGACATCCTGGAGGGCCGACTGCCCTGCACGTTCGTCACCCACGCTCTGCTCGGATCCTACCTGGTGCAGTCGGAAATGGGCGACTACGATGCAGAGGAAATGCCCACCAGGGCCTACCTCAAGGACTTCAAGATCGCCCCAACTCAGACGCCCGAGTTGGAGGATAAGGTCATGGATCTGCACAAGACCCACAA GGGTCAATCGCCCGCCGAGGCTGAGCTACACTACCTGGAGAATGCCAAGAAGCTGGCCATGTACGGCGTGGACCTGCATCCCGCCAAGGATTCCGAGGGCGTGGACATCATGCTGGGCGTTTGTGCCTCCGGCTTGCTCGTCTACCGCGATAA ATTGCGCATCAACCGCTTTGCCTGGCCCAAGATCCTGAAGATCTCCTACAAGCGCCACCATTTCTACATCAAGATTCGACCGGGCGAATTCGAGCAGTACGAGTCCACCATTGGCTTCAAGCTGGCCAACCATCGTGCCGCCAAGAAGCTGTGGAAATCCTGCGTGGAGCACCACACCTTCTTCCGCCTGATGACCCCCGAGCCGGTCAACAAGTCCAAGATGTTCCCGGTCTTCGGCTCCACCTACCGCTACAAGGGTCGCACCCAGGCCGAGAGCACGAACACACCCGTGGATCGTACTCCTCCGAAGTTCAGTAGGACTCTGTCCGGAGCTCGTCTAACTTCCAGGAGCATGGATG CTCTGGCCTTGGCCGAAAAGGAAAAGGTGGCTCGCAAGAGCAGCACCCTGGATCATCGGGGAGATCGTAGTGGCGATGCCCACAGCCGCAGTCCCATCAAGAACAAGAAGGAGAAG TTGATGCGACAGTCGAGCACCGGCACGGCTTCGGCCTCCTCGCAAAGTTCCCTCGAGGGTGACTACGAGACGAGCCTAGAGATTGAGGCCATCGAGGCTGAGCCCCCCGTTCAG GATGCTGAAAAGGAGGCTAAGTTGCGCGAGAAGAAGcaaaaggagaaggaggagaaggagcgAAAGGAGAGGGAGAAGCgggagctggaggagaagaagaaggCCGAAAAGGCTGCCAAGGCAGCACTTGCCGCTGGTGCCGCTGCAGGATCCGCTGTTAATG GCAACGGCAACGACGAGCTGAATGATTCCAACAAGTCTGACAAGTCCTCGGGCAGACGT GTGGACCCCAATGACCCGCGTTTCGCTGGCGCACGCACCACCGTGACCCACACGATGACCCTGACAGGAGAGATTGACCCCGTGACCGGCAGGATTAAGAGCGAGTACGGCGACATTGACCCGAACACGGGAGACATTGATCCCGCCACGGCTGTCACGGATCCCGTGACCGGTAAACTGATCCTCAACTACGCCCAGATCGATCCCTCCCACTTTGGCAAACAGGCGCAGGTGCAAACCACCACGGAAACGGTGCCCATCACCCGCCAGCAGTTCTTCGACGGAGTCAAGCACATCAGCAAGGGCGCTCTGCGGCGGGACTCCGAGGGCAGCTCCGAGGACGACATGACCGGACAGTATGGCACCGACCAGGTCAATGACATCTTGATCAGCAGTCCGGCGGGACAGGCGGGCGGCAAGCTTGGCAAGCCAGTGAGCACGCCCACGGTGGTGAAGACCACCACCAAACAGGTGCTGACCAAGAACATCGATGGCGTGACCCACAatgtggaggaggaggtgcgCAACCTGGGCACCGGCGAGGTCACCTACTCCACGCAGGAACACAAG GCTGATGCTACACCCACCGACCTGAGTGGCGCCTATGTCACGGCCACCGCAGTCACCACCCGCACCGCCACCACGCACGAGGATCTGGGCAAGAATGCCAAGAcggagcagctggaggagaagaCGGTGGCCACCACCCGCACCCACGATCccaacaagcagcagcaacgcgTCGTCACCCAGGAGGTGAAGACGACGGCGACGGTCACCAGTGGGGATCAG TATCAGAGGAGGGATAGCGTTTCCTCGACCAGCTCCGGCGATTCGGGCACGCCCATCGACGGACCCTACGATGCCAGTGCCAGTGTGGTGCGCACAGATAACCAG AAATCTCCGCTGTATACGACCTCCGCCACCACTGGACCCCATGTGGAAAGCACCCGAGTGGTTCTCGGTGAGGACACACCCGGTTTCTCCGGACATGGCGAAATCATCTCCACCCAAACCGTGAGCAGCAAAACCCGCACTGTGGAAACCATTACC TACAAAACCGAACGCGATGGCATTGTGGAGACCCGAGTGGAACAGAAGATAACCATTCAGTCCGATGGAGATCCGATCGATCATGACAAAGCCTTGGCCGAGGCAATACAA GAAGCGACGGCCATGAATCCGGACATGACAGTCGAGAAGATTGAAATTCAACAGCAAACGCAGTag
- the LOC6530978 gene encoding protein 4.1 homolog isoform X6, translated as MPAEIKPSAPAEPETPTKSKPKSSSSSHGKPALARVTLLDGSLLDVSIDRKAIGRDVINSICAGLNLIEKDYFGLTYETPTDPRTWLDLEKPVSKFFRTDTWPLTFAVKFYPPEPSQLKEDITRYHLCLQVRNDILEGRLPCTFVTHALLGSYLVQSEMGDYDAEEMPTRAYLKDFKIAPTQTPELEDKVMDLHKTHKGQSPAEAELHYLENAKKLAMYGVDLHPAKDSEGVDIMLGVCASGLLVYRDKLRINRFAWPKILKISYKRHHFYIKIRPGEFEQYESTIGFKLANHRAAKKLWKSCVEHHTFFRLMTPEPVNKSKMFPVFGSTYRYKGRTQAESTNTPVDRTPPKFSRTLSGARLTSRSMDALALAEKEKVARKSSTLDHRGDRSGDAHSRSPIKNKKEKNPNELYLDLMDAEKEAKLREKKQKEKEEKERKEREKRELEEKKKAEKAAKAALAAGAAAGSAVNGNGNDELNDSNKSDKSSGRRGVGIFSSGRKSKSGSPSKDGKDKSGKDKDKEVGRLGLVVTSGLADNQQDQNLDEAARNAAKNRGSTTPGVTRQYEYAVDNDGNTSPTRKSYTPGGFRYDQDPSSRKSGADGQEQLSPTSQQKKIGLAFNYAPGNENALKETAEKLKAGQLSPRTQDKLNRGQLSPKSRAKLLQDPLLSPTTRAKLQGSAVDAAAVPLSDSQKRSYSPTKGPQGYSSGAPGSYKPISDPTADFLESQRYNKEPGYVGPSKAGDAAGLAGAAGASAAGAAGSKKPGSPSKTGKGAPGAAGAAAAAGAAGAAAAAAKPRKRRVKIMVITSKFDPSTKRIDAENGSIEHSTGILDPATGLIDTKYGVIDPKKGTLEALNTKTGKKEVFQGDVDGKTGNLHLVSGVADPKTGRLDDTLGQIVCITPQDNPVVELTVITSRIDPATGKIDTVNGDVERSLGVLNLDTGLLDTKYGEINTRTGELKAIDPKSGKIVVSKNVKVDPGTGQITILGVVDPKTNKLDPNQGRLIEVGQQIDPIVEVTSLAGKFDSKRNIIDAKTAQVETSGGQFDPKAGKIDTKYGQIDLVKHTITFNDPKSGKTVTRDIKIEPSTGQIVLKNQVNPKNNKPDKDYARIISLRIVQQRVDPATKAPITEVSASKDKDIVVDPKSNQIWVPTGATDPATKEQQYISSSVDPKTGYVITIYGYLDPKTNEIKKQTKLDPNTIKIEPTSGKIYTATGEVDQATGEPLYAATQVDPESGEVYTKLARVDPKTGKIVIVRILLISKTDERGRPEEIDPSTCEIDPVSGRVLKFFNKTVYVYNMIDPVTGEIVQVDPNDPRFAGARTTVTHTMTLTGEIDPVTGRIKSEYGDIDPNTGDIDPATAVTDPVTGKLILNYAQIDPSHFGKQAQVQTTTETVPITRQQFFDGVKHISKGALRRDSEGSSEDDMTGQYGTDQVNDILISSPAGQAGGKLGKPVSTPTVVKTTTKQVLTKNIDGVTHNVEEEVRNLGTGEVTYSTQEHKKSPLYTTSATTGPHVESTRVVLGEDTPGFSGHGEIISTQTVSSKTRTVETITYKTERDGIVETRVEQKITIQSDGDPIDHDKALAEAIQEATAMNPDMTVEKIEIQQQTQ; from the exons ATGCCGGCGGAAATTAAACCATCCGCGCCCGCTGAGCCGGAAACGCCGACCAAGAGCAAACCCAagtccagctcctcctcgcACGGAAAGCCTGCCCTTGCACGAGTCACCCTGCTGGATGGCTCCCTGCTGGACGTGTCCATTGAT CGCAAAGCTATTGGCCGTGATGTGATCAACTCCATTTGCGCCGGTCTGAACCTCATCGAGAAGGACTACTTCGGCCTGACCTATGAAACGCCCACAGATCCGCGCACCTGGCTGGATCTGGAGAAGCCGGTGTCCAAGTTCTTCCGCACGGACACTTGGCCACTCACCTTCGCCGTCAAGTTCTATCCGCCGGAGCCGTCGCAGCTGAAGGAGGACATCACGCGCTACCATTTGTGCCTGCAGGTGCGCAATGACATCCTGGAGGGCCGACTGCCCTGCACGTTCGTCACCCACGCTCTGCTCGGATCCTACCTGGTGCAGTCGGAAATGGGCGACTACGATGCAGAGGAAATGCCCACCAGGGCCTACCTCAAGGACTTCAAGATCGCCCCAACTCAGACGCCCGAGTTGGAGGATAAGGTCATGGATCTGCACAAGACCCACAA GGGTCAATCGCCCGCCGAGGCTGAGCTACACTACCTGGAGAATGCCAAGAAGCTGGCCATGTACGGCGTGGACCTGCATCCCGCCAAGGATTCCGAGGGCGTGGACATCATGCTGGGCGTTTGTGCCTCCGGCTTGCTCGTCTACCGCGATAA ATTGCGCATCAACCGCTTTGCCTGGCCCAAGATCCTGAAGATCTCCTACAAGCGCCACCATTTCTACATCAAGATTCGACCGGGCGAATTCGAGCAGTACGAGTCCACCATTGGCTTCAAGCTGGCCAACCATCGTGCCGCCAAGAAGCTGTGGAAATCCTGCGTGGAGCACCACACCTTCTTCCGCCTGATGACCCCCGAGCCGGTCAACAAGTCCAAGATGTTCCCGGTCTTCGGCTCCACCTACCGCTACAAGGGTCGCACCCAGGCCGAGAGCACGAACACACCCGTGGATCGTACTCCTCCGAAGTTCAGTAGGACTCTGTCCGGAGCTCGTCTAACTTCCAGGAGCATGGATG CTCTGGCCTTGGCCGAAAAGGAAAAGGTGGCTCGCAAGAGCAGCACCCTGGATCATCGGGGAGATCGTAGTGGCGATGCCCACAGCCGCAGTCCCATCAAGAACAAGAAGGAGAAG AACCCGAACGAGCTGTACCTTGATCTGATG GATGCTGAAAAGGAGGCTAAGTTGCGCGAGAAGAAGcaaaaggagaaggaggagaaggagcgAAAGGAGAGGGAGAAGCgggagctggaggagaagaagaaggCCGAAAAGGCTGCCAAGGCAGCACTTGCCGCTGGTGCCGCTGCAGGATCCGCTGTTAATG GCAACGGCAACGACGAGCTGAATGATTCCAACAAGTCTGACAAGTCCTCGGGCAGACGT GGCGTTGGCATATTCTCGTCGGGTCGCAAGAGCAAGAGCGGTTCGCCATCCAAGGATGGCAAGGATAAGTCCGGCAAGGATAAGGACAAGGAGGTGGGTCGACTTGGTCTGGTCGTTACATCTGGTCTGGCCGATAATCAGCAAGATCAAAATCTCGACGAGGCGGCCAGGAATGCGGCCAAGAACCGAGGATCCACCACTCCGGGTGTGACTAGGCAGTATGAGTATGCCGTGGATAATGATGGCAATACCAGTCCCACAAGGAAATCGTACACACCTGGTGGCTTCCGCTACGATCAGGATCCCAGCTCCAGGAAGTCCGGTGCCGATGGTCAGGAGCAGCTGTCTCCCACCTCGCAGCAAAAGAAGATAGGCTTGGCCTTCAACTATGCTCCGGGTAACGAGAATGCCTTGAAGGAAACTGCTGAGAAACTGAAGGCAGGACAGCTGTCTCCACGCACCCAGGACAAGCTGAACCGCGGCCAACTTTCGCCCAAGTCGCGGGCCAAGCTTCTCCAGGATCCACTCCTCTCGCCCACCACCCGTGCTAAGCTGCAGGGCAGCGCTGTGGATGCGGCTGCTGTTCCACTTAGCGATTCCCAGAAGCGATCCTACTCGCCCACCAAAGGACCCCAGGGCTACTCCTCCGGAGCACCAGGAAGCTACAAGCCCATCTCAGATCCCACAGCTGATTTCCTGGAGTCCCAGCGCTACAACAAGGAGCCCGGTTACGTTGGTCCCTCCAAAGCTGGTGATGCTGCAGGTCTTGCTGGTGCTGCAggtgcttctgctgctggagctgctggcTCCAAGAAGCCCGGTTCTCCCAGCAAGACAGGAAAGGGAGCTCCAGGCgctgcaggagctgcagcagcagctggagccGCAGGAGCTGCAGCCGCAGCGGCCAAGCCGAGAAAGAGGCGTGTCAAGATCATGGTCATCACCTCCAAATTCGATCCCTCCACCAAGCGCATTGATGCCGAGAACGGAAGTATTGAGCACTCCACTGGCATTCTAGACCCGGCTACCGGACTCATTGACACCAAATATGGCGTGATTGATCCCAAGAAGGGAACACTGGAGGCTCTGAATACCAAGACCGGAAAGAAGGAAGTGTTCCAGGGCGATGTTGATGGCAAGACGGGCAACCTGCACTTGGTATCCGGAGTGGCGGATCCGAAGACAGGACGCCTTGACGACACCCTGGGTCAGATCGTTTGCATCACACCGCAGGATAATCCGGTGGTGGAGCTTACAGTGATCACCAGTCGCATTGATCCCGCAACCGGAAAGATCGACACCGTTAACGGAGATGTCGAGCGTTCCCTGGGCGTCCTGAACTTGGATACCGGCCTGCTGGACACCAAGTATGGAGAGATCAACACACGCACCGGCGAACTGAAGGCCATTGATCCCAAGTCTGGCAAGATTGTAGTCAGCAAGAATGTGAAAGTGGATCCGGGCACTGGGCAGATCACCATCCTGGGCGTTGTCGATCCCAAGACGAACAAGCTCGATCCGAACCAGGGTCGCCTCATTGAGGTGGGCCAACAGATTGACCCTATTGTTGAGGTCACTTCCTTGGCGGGCAAGTTCGATTCCAAGAGGAACATCATCGATGCCAAGACGGCGCAGGTGGAGACCTCTGGTGGTCAGTTCGACCCGAAGGCCGGCAAGATTGATACCAAATATGGACAGATTGATCTGGTTAAGCATACGATCACCTTCAATGACCCCAAGTCAGGTAAGACGGTAACTAGGGACATTAAGATTGAACCGTCCACCGGACAGATTGTGCTGAAGAACCAGGTCAATCCGAAGAACAACAAGCCCGACAAGGATTATGCCAGGATCATCTCTCTGCGGATTGTGCAACAGCGCGTGGATCCCGCCACCAAGGCACCCATCACGGAAGTCAGTGCCTCGAAGGACAAGGACATCGTGGTGGACCCCAAGTCCAACCAGATATGGGTGCCCACTGGTGCCACCGATCCCGCCACCAAGGAGCAGCAGTACATCTCCAGCAGCGTGGACCCCAAGACGGGCTACGTCATCACCATCTATGGCTACCTGGACCCCAAGACCAACGAGATCAAGAAACAGACCAAGCTCGACCCCAACACAATCAAGATCGAACCCACGTCCGGAAAGATCTACACTGCCACCGGGGAGGTGGATCAGGCCACCGGGGAGCCTTTGTACGCGGCCACCCAGGTGGATCCCGAGTCCGGCGAGGTGTACACCAAGCTGGCCCGCGTCGATCCCAAGACGGGCAAGATCGTGATCGTGCGCATCCTGCTTATCTCAAAGACCGACGAGCGCGGTCGCCCGGAGGAGATCGATCCCTCCACCTGCGAAATCGATCCCGTCTCCGGTCGCGTTCTTAAGTTCTTCAATAAGACCGTTTATGTATACAATATGATTGACCCTGTGACCGGTGAAATTGTGCAGGTGGACCCCAATGACCCGCGTTTCGCTGGCGCACGCACCACCGTGACCCACACGATGACCCTGACAGGAGAGATTGACCCCGTGACCGGCAGGATTAAGAGCGAGTACGGCGACATTGACCCGAACACGGGAGACATTGATCCCGCCACGGCTGTCACGGATCCCGTGACCGGTAAACTGATCCTCAACTACGCCCAGATCGATCCCTCCCACTTTGGCAAACAGGCGCAGGTGCAAACCACCACGGAAACGGTGCCCATCACCCGCCAGCAGTTCTTCGACGGAGTCAAGCACATCAGCAAGGGCGCTCTGCGGCGGGACTCCGAGGGCAGCTCCGAGGACGACATGACCGGACAGTATGGCACCGACCAGGTCAATGACATCTTGATCAGCAGTCCGGCGGGACAGGCGGGCGGCAAGCTTGGCAAGCCAGTGAGCACGCCCACGGTGGTGAAGACCACCACCAAACAGGTGCTGACCAAGAACATCGATGGCGTGACCCACAatgtggaggaggaggtgcgCAACCTGGGCACCGGCGAGGTCACCTACTCCACGCAGGAACACAAG AAATCTCCGCTGTATACGACCTCCGCCACCACTGGACCCCATGTGGAAAGCACCCGAGTGGTTCTCGGTGAGGACACACCCGGTTTCTCCGGACATGGCGAAATCATCTCCACCCAAACCGTGAGCAGCAAAACCCGCACTGTGGAAACCATTACC TACAAAACCGAACGCGATGGCATTGTGGAGACCCGAGTGGAACAGAAGATAACCATTCAGTCCGATGGAGATCCGATCGATCATGACAAAGCCTTGGCCGAGGCAATACAA GAAGCGACGGCCATGAATCCGGACATGACAGTCGAGAAGATTGAAATTCAACAGCAAACGCAGTag